The Flavobacterium piscisymbiosum genome includes a region encoding these proteins:
- the clpB gene encoding ATP-dependent chaperone ClpB, translating into MNINKFTIKSQEAIQLSQQLAQRNGQQQIENEHIFKAIFEVDENVAPFILKKLNVNVPLFLQILDSTIQSFPKVSGGDILLSRDANKALNEAEIIAQKMNDEYVSIEHLILAIFDSKSKVSQILKDQGVTGKGLKAAIEELRKGERVTSASAEENYNSLNKYAKNLNELARNGKLDPVIGRDEEIRRVLQILTRRTKNNPMLIGEPGVGKTAIAEGLAHRIVDGDVPENLKDKIVFSLDMGALIAGAKFKGEFEERLKAVVKEVTAAEGDIVLFIDEIHTLVGAGGGEGAMDAANILKPALARGELRAIGATTLDEYQKYFEKDKALERRFQKILIDEPDTESAISILRGIKEKYETHHKVQIKDEAIIAAVELSQRYITNRFLPDKAIDLMDEAASKLRMEINSKPEELDVLDRKIMQLEIEIEAIKREKEESKLKILRMDLANLKEERNEIYAKWKSEKDVVDGIQAVKQEIEDFKYEAERAERDGDYGKVAEIRYGKIKEAQERLDVLQKQLQEYQSGNSLIKEEVTREDIAEVVAKWTGIPVMKMLQTEREKLLHLEDELHKRVVGQEEAIEAVSDAVRRSRAGLQDMKKPVGTFLFLGTTGVGKTELAKALAEYLFDDENAMTRIDMSEYQERHSVSRLVGAPPGYVGYDEGGQLTEAVRRKPYSVILLDEIEKAHADTFNILLQVLDEGRLTDNKGRLADFKNTIIIMTSNMGSQIIQDKFENLKGGVEAATEAAKVEVLGLLKQTVRPEFINRIDEIVMFTPLTVENISKIVSLQLKSVTKMLALQGIAMDATPEAIKYLSDKGYDPQFGARPVKRVVQREVLNQLSKEILAGNITTDSIILIDAFDGQLVFRNQTHIEK; encoded by the coding sequence GCAACGGACAGCAGCAAATAGAAAACGAACACATTTTTAAAGCTATTTTTGAAGTAGATGAAAATGTAGCGCCGTTTATTTTGAAAAAACTAAATGTAAATGTTCCGTTGTTTTTACAAATATTAGACAGTACCATTCAAAGCTTTCCTAAAGTTTCCGGAGGTGATATTTTACTTTCCAGAGATGCTAATAAAGCGCTGAATGAAGCTGAGATTATTGCTCAGAAGATGAACGATGAATATGTTTCTATCGAACATTTGATTTTAGCAATCTTCGATTCAAAAAGTAAAGTTTCTCAGATTTTAAAAGATCAGGGAGTTACAGGAAAAGGCCTAAAAGCAGCCATTGAAGAACTTCGTAAAGGAGAAAGAGTAACATCTGCTTCGGCTGAAGAAAACTATAATTCATTAAACAAATACGCTAAAAACTTAAACGAATTAGCGCGAAACGGAAAACTAGATCCTGTTATTGGCCGTGATGAAGAAATTCGTCGTGTGTTACAGATTTTGACGCGTAGAACAAAAAATAACCCAATGCTAATAGGAGAGCCGGGAGTTGGTAAAACTGCTATTGCTGAAGGACTTGCACATAGAATTGTTGATGGTGATGTGCCGGAAAACTTAAAAGATAAAATCGTTTTCTCACTAGATATGGGAGCACTGATTGCCGGTGCTAAATTTAAAGGAGAATTTGAAGAACGTTTAAAAGCTGTTGTAAAAGAGGTTACAGCTGCCGAAGGTGATATCGTTTTATTTATTGATGAAATTCATACCCTTGTAGGTGCAGGTGGAGGAGAAGGCGCAATGGATGCGGCAAACATCCTAAAACCAGCTTTGGCTCGTGGAGAATTGAGAGCAATTGGTGCAACGACTTTAGATGAATATCAAAAATATTTTGAGAAAGATAAAGCGTTAGAGCGTCGTTTTCAAAAAATCTTAATCGATGAACCGGATACTGAAAGTGCGATATCTATTTTACGTGGAATCAAAGAAAAGTACGAAACGCATCATAAAGTTCAGATTAAGGATGAGGCTATTATTGCAGCAGTTGAACTTTCACAACGATATATTACCAACCGTTTTTTACCGGACAAAGCGATCGATTTGATGGATGAAGCCGCTTCTAAACTGCGTATGGAAATCAATTCGAAACCAGAAGAATTAGATGTTCTGGATCGTAAAATTATGCAGTTGGAAATCGAGATCGAAGCCATTAAACGTGAAAAAGAAGAAAGTAAACTGAAAATCCTGCGCATGGATTTGGCGAACTTAAAAGAAGAACGCAACGAAATCTATGCAAAATGGAAATCAGAAAAAGATGTTGTTGACGGAATTCAAGCCGTAAAACAAGAAATTGAAGATTTTAAATACGAAGCAGAACGTGCAGAACGTGATGGAGATTACGGAAAAGTAGCTGAAATTCGTTACGGAAAAATTAAAGAAGCACAGGAACGTCTTGATGTTTTACAAAAACAATTGCAGGAATATCAGTCTGGTAATTCTTTGATTAAGGAAGAAGTAACCCGCGAAGATATCGCAGAAGTCGTAGCAAAATGGACAGGAATTCCTGTTATGAAAATGCTTCAGACGGAGCGCGAGAAACTATTGCATCTAGAAGATGAATTACACAAACGTGTAGTAGGGCAGGAAGAAGCGATTGAAGCCGTGAGTGATGCTGTTCGTAGAAGTCGTGCGGGATTACAAGACATGAAAAAACCAGTTGGTACCTTCTTATTTTTAGGAACAACCGGAGTGGGTAAAACTGAGTTGGCAAAAGCCCTGGCTGAATATCTTTTTGATGACGAAAATGCTATGACACGTATCGACATGAGTGAGTATCAGGAACGTCACAGTGTGAGTCGTTTAGTAGGTGCGCCTCCGGGATATGTTGGTTATGACGAAGGTGGTCAGTTGACTGAAGCCGTACGTAGAAAGCCGTATTCTGTAATTTTGTTAGACGAGATCGAAAAAGCGCATGCCGATACTTTCAATATTTTATTGCAGGTTCTGGATGAAGGTCGTTTGACAGATAACAAAGGACGTTTGGCTGATTTTAAGAATACAATCATCATCATGACATCCAACATGGGAAGTCAGATTATACAAGACAAATTCGAAAATTTAAAAGGTGGTGTTGAAGCTGCTACGGAAGCTGCAAAAGTTGAAGTTCTGGGATTATTGAAACAAACAGTTCGTCCGGAATTTATAAACCGTATCGACGAAATCGTAATGTTTACACCGCTAACGGTAGAAAACATTTCTAAAATCGTGAGTTTACAGCTTAAGAGTGTTACAAAAATGCTGGCTTTACAAGGCATTGCAATGGATGCAACACCGGAAGCGATCAAGTATTTGTCTGATAAAGGTTATGATCCTCAGTTTGGCGCAAGACCTGTAAAACGTGTCGTACAGAGAGAAGTGCTGAATCAGTTGTCGAAAGAAATTTTGGCAGGAAACATTACAACAGACAGCATCATTTTAATAGATGCTTTCGATGGGCAATTGGTATTTAGAAACCAAACCCACATCGAAAAATAA
- a CDS encoding T9SS type A sorting domain-containing protein translates to MKRNQPNFLLLFITSILFITNSYSQESIVVSGGAATGSGGTSNYSIGQIAYTGVPGSDAYILQGVQQPYEIITLGTDEFTEINLLITAFPNPAIDILNLVIVNDKWQDLSCTLSDISGKTVSKKLKIASPETSISMQGLNQGIYFLSVNNSNKTIKTFKIIKK, encoded by the coding sequence ATGAAGAGAAACCAACCCAACTTTTTACTTTTATTTATTACCAGTATTTTATTTATTACCAATAGTTATTCACAAGAAAGCATAGTAGTTTCAGGAGGAGCTGCAACAGGATCCGGAGGAACATCAAATTATTCAATAGGGCAAATAGCTTATACAGGTGTACCTGGATCTGATGCCTATATTTTACAAGGTGTTCAGCAACCCTATGAAATCATTACTTTGGGCACTGATGAATTTACTGAAATCAACCTTTTAATTACTGCATTTCCTAACCCTGCAATCGACATCCTTAATTTAGTTATTGTCAATGATAAATGGCAAGATTTGTCTTGTACATTATCTGATATTAGCGGGAAAACGGTATCTAAAAAATTAAAAATTGCAAGTCCGGAAACAAGTATATCTATGCAAGGATTAAATCAGGGAATTTATTTTCTATCAGTAAATAATAGCAACAAAACAATCAAAACTTTTAAAATCATAAAAAAATAA
- a CDS encoding DUF808 domain-containing protein, with product MASGFFVLLDDIAAIMDDVAVMSKIAAKKTAGILGDDLAVNAEKASGFASSRELPVLWAISKGSLLNKIIILPIAFLLSAFLPVAIIVILVLGGLFLAYEGAEKIYEFIFPHSHEESAGITAETLTEEEILEAEKGKVKSAIITDFILSVEIVIIALGTVIDEPLAQQIIVTSIIALVATVGVYGIVALIVRMDEAGYKLIKFSKNEKSISKFIGNILVKALPLVIKSLTVIGTIALILVAGGIFVHYIPFFHHIVPTINLPTILKEFVIGLALGIVVLGFVNLFKKIFKKKEIA from the coding sequence ATGGCATCAGGTTTTTTCGTACTATTAGATGATATTGCAGCAATTATGGATGATGTTGCAGTAATGAGTAAAATTGCAGCAAAAAAAACAGCCGGAATTTTAGGCGATGATTTGGCAGTAAATGCAGAGAAAGCTTCAGGCTTTGCGTCATCACGAGAGCTTCCGGTATTGTGGGCAATCAGTAAAGGTTCGCTCCTTAATAAAATAATTATTTTACCAATAGCTTTTTTATTAAGTGCCTTTTTGCCAGTTGCAATCATTGTTATTCTTGTACTTGGAGGATTATTTTTGGCATACGAAGGTGCTGAAAAAATCTATGAATTTATATTTCCACACAGTCACGAAGAATCAGCAGGTATAACAGCCGAAACTTTAACAGAAGAGGAAATTCTCGAAGCCGAAAAAGGTAAAGTAAAGTCAGCCATCATAACCGATTTTATTTTATCTGTCGAAATCGTAATCATCGCTTTGGGTACAGTAATCGATGAGCCTCTTGCGCAGCAAATCATTGTAACTTCAATAATTGCATTAGTTGCAACTGTTGGTGTTTATGGTATTGTTGCATTGATTGTAAGAATGGATGAAGCAGGTTATAAACTTATTAAGTTTAGTAAAAACGAAAAAAGTATTTCAAAATTTATTGGTAATATACTAGTAAAAGCCCTTCCATTAGTAATTAAGAGTTTAACCGTAATTGGTACAATAGCTTTAATTCTGGTAGCAGGCGGAATCTTTGTACATTACATTCCGTTTTTTCATCATATTGTACCTACAATTAACCTTCCAACAATTCTAAAGGAATTTGTAATTGGTTTGGCATTAGGAATTGTAGTTTTAGGATTTGTAAACTTATTCAAAAAAATATTTAAAAAGAAAGAAATAGCATAA
- a CDS encoding YCF48-related protein, with protein sequence MIKTLRLCLIAFFSFFCLIPNVISQNNWQLLNPAPTPNLGKEIKFVSESTGYIINKNEILETIDSGVTWKKKQNINSGNDLKFFNNIGYIVGNSGYILKSIDSGTSWTQVNAGFVSNFNSVTIVNETTVVISSSNTIIKSLDGGNTWLSLNVPNAIVNKSFFTTPLIGHAACKNGKMLKTIDGGVNWYATMTSNVIPSDFFTIYFINENIGFASRQHSELYKTIDGGETWTEIPNISDSLFAFSFLNENIGYASGENGVILKTINGGLTWNSAGFQVGRVLYTDIYGIHFLDNNRGFATGASGRIIKTIDGGKTWTGNSPTYNNIKKIQFKTNEIGFALAGNSFFKTTDSGASWNIIGSVDDYKYSLMKSFYFFNENLGYASSESGHVLKTIDGGVTWNALNNGFALLSEGINSISVLNENTVVISGGYNTPKTLKTVDGGNTWINISNYNFSKMQFLDEMVGYAHDSYKRFYKTIDGGITWQLMFTAQEYINSIDFVDKDNGYLIGYNGLILKTNNGGVDWIRLKCPYENYSSVKFYSKNVGYVFSEYDLLYKTENGGSSWINIFNLPSALPSNSISISGKDIYLAGEGGQILKSSIDFKSFTMQLNPAQNILSQSAVLSGNVTVNEGVLDKVEIEYFKSGSKLNTATLSNSINTNSSLVFSFSLINLDPNSTYYYRIVATRDNQLYLSELKSFTTSEDYLIKLNTISNISSTKAIINGSITSNQYDIDGIEFQYSTEENFSKYSILKSNIIIKGNTTEDINGILTDLKPKTRYYVRLRAKYEGKEVYSEINSFVTQSEYEINLYFPDIVDNDVSLSAYIISKSNTISNIVYEYGILNYDNSIAINEQFLAGSAKFVKVQLTNLDPDKVYFYRIKALNGSNVIYSMSAIFNTSKQPLFKVGDVFENDNSIKLTGYLNTTGGSAITDIDFEYGLTPDFGSTISSNISDTYGNGTFSLNAVLNNPLKGVTYYYRLKGLDQNNNPLYSDISSFTTKSLGINTPDFNKSISLYPNPTNGLINFIVPENKNVNSILVNDELGRIINYGNSVKTGDLQNIDLSGKSTGVYYIKIIMDDNSIINKKVILK encoded by the coding sequence ATGATAAAAACTTTACGCCTCTGCTTAATTGCATTTTTTTCTTTTTTTTGTTTAATACCAAATGTGATTTCCCAAAATAATTGGCAATTATTGAATCCTGCACCTACTCCTAATTTAGGCAAAGAAATTAAATTTGTTTCTGAAAGTACTGGTTATATTATAAACAAGAATGAAATATTAGAGACTATTGATTCAGGAGTAACCTGGAAAAAAAAGCAAAATATTAATAGTGGAAATGATTTAAAATTCTTTAATAATATAGGTTACATAGTTGGTAATTCAGGCTACATATTAAAATCTATTGATTCCGGTACTTCATGGACGCAAGTAAATGCAGGTTTTGTATCCAACTTTAATTCTGTAACTATAGTAAATGAAACAACAGTAGTTATTTCAAGCTCAAATACAATCATCAAATCATTAGATGGAGGAAATACTTGGCTAAGTTTAAACGTGCCTAATGCTATTGTGAATAAATCTTTTTTCACAACACCTTTAATTGGACATGCAGCTTGTAAAAACGGGAAAATGTTAAAAACAATTGATGGAGGAGTTAATTGGTATGCTACAATGACTTCAAATGTCATACCGTCTGATTTTTTTACGATTTACTTTATAAATGAGAATATTGGTTTTGCATCTCGCCAACATAGTGAACTCTATAAAACAATTGATGGGGGAGAAACCTGGACAGAAATTCCAAATATTTCTGATTCTCTATTTGCTTTTTCATTTTTAAATGAAAATATTGGCTATGCATCAGGAGAGAACGGAGTAATTCTTAAAACGATAAACGGTGGTCTTACTTGGAATTCCGCTGGTTTTCAAGTCGGACGTGTTCTTTATACTGATATTTATGGCATACATTTCTTAGATAATAACAGAGGATTTGCAACCGGTGCCTCAGGCAGAATTATAAAAACAATTGATGGAGGTAAAACATGGACTGGAAATTCTCCTACTTACAATAATATAAAAAAAATACAATTTAAAACAAATGAAATAGGTTTTGCTCTGGCGGGTAATTCATTTTTTAAAACAACAGATTCAGGTGCAAGCTGGAATATAATTGGTTCAGTAGATGATTATAAATATTCCTTAATGAAATCTTTTTATTTTTTTAATGAAAACCTTGGTTATGCAAGTTCCGAAAGTGGTCATGTCTTAAAAACAATAGATGGAGGCGTTACATGGAATGCACTAAATAACGGGTTTGCACTTCTTTCTGAAGGAATTAACTCAATATCAGTTCTTAATGAAAATACAGTTGTGATTTCGGGTGGATATAATACGCCAAAAACATTAAAAACTGTAGATGGGGGGAATACTTGGATTAATATTTCGAATTATAATTTTTCCAAAATGCAATTTTTAGATGAAATGGTTGGTTATGCACATGACTCTTATAAAAGGTTTTATAAAACAATTGATGGAGGAATTACATGGCAATTGATGTTTACCGCTCAGGAATATATAAATTCTATAGATTTTGTAGATAAAGACAATGGCTATCTGATAGGCTATAATGGTTTAATTCTTAAAACAAATAATGGCGGAGTAGATTGGATAAGGCTTAAATGTCCCTATGAAAATTATAGCTCTGTTAAATTTTATTCTAAAAATGTAGGATATGTTTTTAGTGAATACGATTTGTTGTATAAAACTGAAAATGGAGGAAGTAGTTGGATTAATATATTTAATTTACCTTCAGCTTTACCTAGTAACAGTATTTCAATTTCCGGAAAAGATATCTATTTAGCAGGTGAAGGTGGACAAATTTTAAAAAGTAGTATTGATTTTAAATCATTTACTATGCAATTAAATCCAGCGCAAAATATTCTTAGCCAAAGTGCTGTTCTATCTGGTAACGTAACTGTTAATGAAGGTGTTTTAGATAAGGTTGAGATTGAATATTTTAAGTCAGGATCTAAACTAAATACTGCAACTTTATCAAATTCAATAAATACTAACTCTTCATTAGTTTTTTCATTTTCTTTAATTAATCTTGATCCTAATTCAACGTACTATTATAGAATTGTTGCTACGCGCGATAATCAGCTCTATTTAAGTGAACTAAAATCTTTTACTACAAGTGAAGATTATTTGATAAAATTAAATACCATTAGTAATATTTCCTCAACCAAAGCAATAATTAATGGAAGCATAACATCTAACCAATATGATATTGATGGAATAGAATTTCAATATAGTACCGAAGAAAATTTTTCAAAATACAGCATTCTCAAGAGTAATATTATTATTAAAGGAAATACTACTGAAGATATAAATGGCATTTTGACAGATTTAAAGCCTAAAACTCGTTACTATGTGAGACTTAGAGCGAAATATGAAGGAAAAGAAGTTTACAGTGAAATTAATTCTTTTGTAACTCAATCAGAATATGAGATAAACCTATATTTTCCCGATATAGTAGATAATGATGTATCGCTATCTGCTTACATTATTTCTAAAAGTAATACTATAAGCAATATAGTATATGAATATGGAATTTTAAACTATGATAATAGTATAGCTATCAATGAGCAATTTTTAGCTGGATCCGCCAAATTTGTAAAAGTACAATTAACGAACTTAGATCCTGATAAAGTATATTTTTATCGCATAAAAGCACTAAATGGATCAAATGTTATTTATAGCATGAGTGCGATTTTTAATACTTCTAAACAACCACTTTTTAAAGTAGGGGATGTATTTGAAAATGATAACTCCATTAAGTTAACAGGATATTTAAATACTACAGGAGGAAGTGCTATAACAGATATTGATTTTGAATATGGACTAACACCAGATTTTGGGTCAACCATTAGCAGTAATATTAGTGATACTTACGGAAATGGTACATTTTCATTAAACGCAGTTTTAAATAATCCTTTAAAAGGTGTAACATATTATTATCGCCTTAAAGGTCTGGATCAGAATAATAATCCATTGTATTCAGATATATCATCTTTTACTACTAAGTCTTTAGGAATTAATACTCCAGATTTTAATAAGAGCATTTCTCTATATCCTAATCCCACTAATGGGCTTATAAATTTTATTGTACCTGAGAATAAAAATGTTAATTCAATTTTAGTTAATGACGAATTAGGAAGGATAATTAATTATGGAAATAGCGTAAAAACAGGAGATCTTCAAAATATTGATCTTTCAGGAAAATCTACAGGTGTATATTACATTAAAATCATAATGGACGATAATTCGATAATCAATAAAAAGGTAATACTTAAATAA
- a CDS encoding carbon-nitrogen hydrolase, translated as MPKRKYKIAVIQLNLNDVAENNLKKCISWVKDAANKGAEVILLPELYSSHYFCQSEDVDNFALAEPLYSTSFIAFSELAKELGVVIIVPFFEKRMAGIYHNSAYIIDTDGTEAGLYRKMHIPDDPHFYEKFYFTPGDLGFQAIETKKGKIGTLICWDQWYPEAARITALKGAEVLFYPTAIGWHPKEKEQYGENQYGAWMNVMKGHAVANGVFVAAANRIGLEKYIEGTEGIQFWGASFIAGPQGEILAQASHDQEEILIAEVDLDLQENVRQNWPFFRDRRIDAFGDITKRAID; from the coding sequence ATGCCGAAAAGAAAATATAAAATAGCCGTTATCCAGTTAAATCTGAACGACGTTGCCGAAAATAATCTTAAAAAATGTATCAGCTGGGTAAAAGATGCTGCCAATAAAGGGGCAGAAGTAATCTTGTTACCTGAATTATATAGCAGTCATTATTTTTGCCAAAGCGAAGATGTAGACAATTTTGCATTAGCAGAACCACTTTACAGTACTTCATTTATTGCTTTTAGCGAATTGGCAAAAGAATTGGGCGTAGTAATTATTGTTCCTTTCTTCGAAAAAAGAATGGCTGGAATTTATCATAATAGCGCTTACATCATTGATACTGACGGAACAGAAGCTGGATTATACCGTAAAATGCACATTCCGGATGATCCACATTTCTACGAGAAATTCTATTTTACACCGGGAGATTTAGGTTTTCAGGCAATTGAAACTAAAAAAGGAAAAATTGGGACCCTTATTTGTTGGGATCAATGGTATCCGGAAGCAGCACGTATTACAGCTTTAAAAGGAGCAGAGGTATTGTTTTATCCAACTGCAATTGGATGGCATCCTAAAGAAAAAGAGCAATATGGAGAAAACCAATACGGGGCCTGGATGAACGTAATGAAAGGTCACGCTGTAGCAAACGGAGTTTTTGTTGCTGCTGCAAACAGAATTGGATTAGAAAAATATATCGAAGGAACAGAAGGAATTCAGTTTTGGGGAGCATCATTTATTGCAGGACCACAAGGCGAGATTTTAGCTCAGGCTTCTCACGATCAGGAAGAAATTCTAATTGCTGAGGTTGATTTGGATCTTCAGGAAAATGTACGTCAGAACTGGCCATTTTTTAGAGACAGAAGAATCGATGCTTTTGGCGATATCACAAAAAGAGCAATTGACTAA
- a CDS encoding OmpA family protein has product MKKKLASVSLLLLTIAAGAQNMATTSAQPTIEKPAYNKWSLELNGGLNKPLRAITPGYSTETVSPFHADLGVRYMFNPKFGLKLDVGYDQFQERDDTPEFDSKYYRASLQGVINLGRALNFETWTNTFGLLAHGGFGVSQLSNDDGFDGKDYMAHGIMGLTGQVRLSNRVALTGDLTGIVNGRQNHNFDGHGVPTTGSLDGVLLNASIGLTFYLGKNEKHADWYSEENERLNQLENRVTTIETGLIDTDKDGVADLYDLEPNTVSGVAVNTKGQSIDTNQNGVPDELESYLDKTYVRQGSQTATNNTVEELINGGYVNVYFDFNSSKPTNASLSGVDFLVKYLKNNPGKSADIVGYADEIGSSSYNTELSRKRAEAVKKVAENAGIDASRLNVIANGEDTSVNKNSKEARQIVRRVTFKVK; this is encoded by the coding sequence ATGAAAAAGAAATTAGCTTCAGTATCACTTTTACTATTAACAATTGCTGCGGGTGCACAAAATATGGCAACGACATCAGCTCAACCTACAATTGAAAAACCTGCTTACAATAAATGGTCTTTAGAATTAAATGGTGGTTTAAACAAACCTCTTAGAGCAATAACTCCAGGTTATTCTACAGAAACTGTTAGTCCGTTTCACGCAGATTTAGGTGTAAGATATATGTTTAATCCTAAATTTGGTTTGAAACTGGATGTTGGATATGATCAGTTTCAGGAACGCGATGACACGCCTGAATTCGACAGCAAGTATTACAGAGCAAGTTTACAAGGGGTAATTAACCTTGGTAGAGCTTTGAACTTTGAAACCTGGACAAACACTTTTGGTTTATTAGCACATGGTGGTTTTGGTGTTTCTCAATTAAGTAATGATGATGGTTTTGACGGAAAAGATTACATGGCTCATGGAATCATGGGATTAACAGGACAAGTTAGATTAAGTAACAGAGTCGCTTTGACAGGAGATCTTACAGGTATCGTTAACGGAAGACAAAATCACAACTTTGATGGTCACGGAGTTCCAACTACAGGTTCATTAGATGGTGTATTATTAAATGCTTCTATTGGTTTGACTTTTTACCTAGGTAAAAACGAGAAACATGCTGACTGGTATTCTGAAGAAAATGAAAGATTAAACCAATTAGAAAACAGAGTTACAACTATCGAAACTGGTCTTATTGACACTGATAAAGATGGTGTTGCTGATTTATACGATTTAGAACCTAATACTGTTTCTGGAGTTGCTGTAAATACTAAAGGACAATCTATTGATACCAACCAAAATGGTGTTCCGGATGAATTAGAAAGTTACCTAGACAAAACTTATGTTAGACAAGGTAGTCAAACTGCAACAAACAATACTGTTGAAGAATTGATCAACGGAGGTTATGTTAATGTATACTTTGACTTTAACTCATCTAAACCAACAAATGCTTCTTTATCTGGTGTTGACTTCTTAGTGAAATACTTGAAAAACAATCCAGGAAAATCTGCTGATATCGTAGGATATGCTGACGAAATTGGAAGTTCAAGCTACAACACTGAATTATCAAGAAAAAGAGCTGAAGCTGTGAAAAAAGTAGCTGAAAATGCTGGAATTGATGCTTCAAGATTAAATGTAATTGCTAATGGTGAAGATACTTCTGTGAATAAAAATTCTAAAGAAGCTCGTCAAATCGTAAGAAGAGTTACTTTTAAAGTAAAATAA
- a CDS encoding choice-of-anchor I family protein, with translation MKKLSITLLAALSIMVSCNNDDENSSKPEPEVVVSENPGTFKEIGSITIGGEGAAEITAYDEKTKRLFTVNNSGTNQIDVIDLSDPTKPTKIAKIDLTPYEGASNSVAVFDGKLAVALESTVNKQGNGKVVVFNTTDYSLIKQITVGALPDMITFSPDGKYIMTANEGEPSTDYLQDPNGTISIIEVANNYAVTTLDFASFASQSAALQKEGFRVSKFAKSFAQDIEPEYVTISDDSKTAWVTLQENNGVAKVDLTSKTITAIYPLGFKDFNTAENAIAVSDKTETAVFSPWKVKGMFMPDAISHFSANNVPYFVTANEGDAREYAAYSDIKRMKDMKLDATVFPDAATLKLETNLGRLNLITDMGDTDGDGDLDEMVAFGARSFSIWNGNTGKIVYDSKNDLDKKSNDFGSYDNKRSDDKGSEPEAVVAVKMGSQNILFVGLERSDVFMTYDVTNPTSPQYLQTVKTGDAPEGILFIPASKSPTKRSLLVVSSEGDGTVKIYQPDLK, from the coding sequence ATGAAGAAACTAAGTATTACGTTATTAGCCGCTTTATCTATAATGGTAAGCTGTAATAATGATGATGAAAATTCAAGCAAACCAGAACCTGAAGTTGTTGTAAGCGAAAACCCGGGAACCTTTAAAGAAATAGGTTCTATCACTATTGGCGGCGAAGGTGCTGCTGAGATCACGGCCTACGATGAAAAAACAAAAAGACTTTTTACTGTAAATAATAGCGGAACAAACCAAATAGATGTAATTGATTTATCTGATCCAACAAAACCAACTAAAATTGCTAAAATAGACTTGACTCCTTACGAAGGCGCTTCTAATAGTGTTGCTGTATTTGACGGCAAACTAGCCGTTGCCTTAGAATCTACAGTAAACAAACAAGGAAACGGAAAAGTTGTTGTTTTTAATACTACTGATTATAGCTTAATCAAACAAATTACGGTTGGTGCATTGCCGGATATGATTACTTTTTCGCCTGACGGAAAATATATTATGACTGCTAATGAAGGGGAACCAAGCACAGATTATTTGCAAGATCCTAACGGAACTATCTCTATTATCGAAGTTGCTAATAATTATGCGGTTACTACTTTAGATTTCGCTTCTTTCGCCAGCCAGTCTGCTGCTTTGCAAAAAGAAGGCTTTAGAGTTTCTAAATTCGCTAAAAGCTTCGCTCAGGATATCGAACCTGAATATGTAACTATTTCTGATGATTCTAAAACTGCCTGGGTAACATTGCAGGAAAACAATGGTGTTGCAAAAGTAGATTTAACTTCTAAAACCATTACAGCTATTTATCCTTTAGGTTTTAAAGACTTTAATACTGCCGAAAATGCTATTGCTGTAAGTGATAAAACTGAAACAGCTGTTTTTAGTCCATGGAAAGTGAAAGGTATGTTTATGCCAGACGCAATTAGTCATTTTTCTGCCAATAATGTTCCTTATTTTGTTACAGCAAACGAAGGTGATGCCAGAGAATATGCTGCGTATAGCGATATTAAAAGAATGAAAGATATGAAGCTTGATGCAACTGTTTTTCCTGATGCTGCAACTTTAAAACTAGAAACCAATTTAGGAAGATTAAATCTAATTACTGATATGGGCGATACTGATGGTGATGGCGATCTTGATGAAATGGTCGCTTTTGGAGCGCGATCTTTCTCGATCTGGAACGGAAATACCGGAAAAATTGTTTACGATAGTAAAAATGACCTTGATAAAAAATCAAATGATTTTGGATCTTATGACAACAAACGCAGTGATGATAAAGGCTCAGAACCTGAAGCTGTAGTAGCAGTTAAGATGGGAAGTCAGAATATTCTGTTTGTTGGACTGGAAAGATCAGATGTTTTTATGACTTATGATGTAACAAATCCAACTTCACCTCAATATTTGCAAACTGTAAAAACCGGAGACGCTCCAGAAGGGATATTATTTATTCCGGCTTCTAAAAGTCCAACAAAAAGAAGTTTGTTAGTCGTTAGTAGTGAGGGAGATGGCACTGTAAAAATATACCAACCAGATTTAAAATAA